The genomic stretch GTGGCGGTATCTTCAACCTACGCGACGTGCCAAACGATGAGCCGGGCATGAGCCCACTTGAGATCTGGTGTAACGAATCTCAAGAACGTTACGTAATGGCGGTTGCTGACGAAGACATGGCAACGTTCGACGCAATTTGTAAGCGTGAGCGCGCACCATACGCAGTGGTTGGTAAAGCAACGGAAGAGCGTGAACTTAAACTTGAAGATTCACACTTCGACAACACGCCAATCGACATGCCAATGGACATCCTTTTAGGTAAAACACCTAAGATGCACCGTGACGCGAAAACGCTAAAAGCAAACAACCCAGCGATTGACCGTTCTGGTATCGAAATGAATGAAGCGGTTGACCGTGTTCTTCGCCTGCCAACAGTCGCTGAGAAAACATTCCTTATCACTATCGGTGACCGCTCGGTAACAGGTCTTGTTGCTCGTGACCAAATGGTTGGCCCATGGCAGGTTCCGGTTGCTAACTGCGCTGTAACGGCAGCAAGTTACGACTCTTACCACGGTGAGGCGATGTCTCTTGGTGAGCGTACGCCAGTGGCACTACTAGACTTCGGTGCATCGGCTCGTCTAGCGGTTGGTGAAGCAATCACAAACATCGCAGCGACTAACATCGGCGATATCAAACACATTAAACTATCGGCTAACTGGATGTCTCCAGCGGGTCACCCGGGTGAAGATGCAGGTCTTTACGAAGCGGTGAAAGCAGTCGGTGAAGAACTATGTCCAGCACTGGGTCTAACTATCCCAGTGGGTAAAGACTCAATGTCTATGAAGACGAAGTGGGAAGAGAACGGCGAGCAGAAAGAAGTAACGTCTCCGCTATCTCTTGTTATCACTGCGTTTGCTCGTGTTGAAGATGTTCGTAAGACAATTACGCCTCAGCTTCGCACTGACAAGGGTGACACATCACTAGTTCTTATCGACCTAGGTAACGGCAAAAACCGTCTAGGTGCTACGGCATTAGCGCAAGTTTACAAGCAGCTTGGTGACAAGCCAGCAGACGTAGACAACGCAGCACAGCTAAAAGGTTTCTACGAAGGCGTTCAAGCTCTTGTGGCTAACGACCAAGTTGTGGCTTACCACGATAAAGGTGATGGTGGTCTATTTGTTACTCTAGCTGAAATGGCATTCGCAGGTCACTGTGGTGTTAATGCTGATATTGCTGCGCTAGGCGAAGATGCACTAGCTGCACTATTCAACGAAGAGCTAGGTGCGGTAATCCAAGTTCGCAACGATGACCTAGACGCGGTTCTTTCTACACTTGCGGCAAACGGCCTAGAAGCGTGCTCACACGTAATTGGTTCTGTTGAAGCATCGGATGAGCTAGTGATTAAGTCTGGCGAGTCTGTAGTGATTGAACGTAACCGTACTGAGCTACGTACTATCTGGGCTGAGACAACGCATAAGATGCAAGGTCTACGTGATAACCCAGCATGTGCTGACCAAGAGCACGAAGCGAAGAAAGACAACTCAGACCCTGGTCTGAACGTGAAACTAAGCTTCGACGTAAATGAAGATATCGCTGCACCGTTCATCAACACCGGTGCTAAGCCTAAGATGGCAATTCTACGTGAGCAGGGTGTTAACTCTCACGTTGAAATGGCAGCAGCATTCGACCGTGCAGGCTTCGAAGCAACTGATATTCACATGAGCGACATCCTAACGGGTCAAGCGGTTCTAGAAGAGTACAACGGCCTTGTGGCATGTGGTGGCTTCTCTTACGGTGATGTACTAGGCGCAGGTGAAGGTTGGGCTAAGTCGGTTCTGTTTAACGACTCTACTCGTGACCAGTTTGAAAACTTCTTCAAGCGTGAAGATACCTTCTCTCTAGGTGTATGTAACGGTTGTCAGATGCTGTCTAACTTACGTGACCTAATCCCAGGTGCTGAGTACTGGCCACGTTTCGTTCGCAACGAATCTGAGCGTTTTGAAGCACGTTTCAGCCTAGTAGAAGTTCAGAAATCTGATTCTGTATTCTTCAATGGCATGGAAGGTTCTCGTATGCCAATCGCTGTTTCTCACGGTGAAGGCCGCGTAGAAGTACGTGATAACGACCACCTAAACGCGATTGAAAACTCAGGTACAGTTGCCTTACGTTACGTTGATAACAACGGTAACCAAACGCAGCAATACCCGAACAACCCGAACGGTTCGCCAAACGCTATCACAGGTTTAACAACGACTGACGGCCGCGTGACTATCATGATGCCTCACCCAGAGCGTGTGTTCCGCACGGTTGCAAACTCTTGGTCTCCAGAAGGTTGGGGCGAGAATGGCGCTTGGATGCGTATGTTCCAAAACGCTCGTAAGAATGTAGGTTAATCACTTTCTTACAGGTCGCATTAATCTAGGCTAGGTTAATCAAAAATGAAAAGCGCAGATCGAAAGGTCTGCGCTTTTTTATTTCCTAAGATTTAGGAACCAGTGCGAAACAATTGAGGTTTGCAGTTTGCTGTTCTAAAAATCTCCACTACGCTAAATGTTATGGAATCAATTTGTTAGGCGAATAATTCTTGCTATCGAGCAAGGAAAGCTTCGTTCGGCTATGCAAAAACTGAATCAATCATCGTGGCATAAGAGGGATCTATGAAAACAACAATTACAAAAGCCGTTGCAGTGGCAGCGATTGTCATGTCGTTAGCTGGGTGTGTAGGTAGTAACGCGGTTACTGGAAAATTAATGAAGTTCAACGTCGAGGTGGTGGATAACCGTTACGCTCGTGCGGGCGTCAACTTCTTGCTTGCTCCGGTTTACGCATTAACCACCGCAGCCGATTACATTGTCTTTAACTCAATCGAATTCTGGGCGGGTAAAAACCCACTCACAGGCGCACCTCACATCTTTGATAGCAAAGTCGATACCATGATTGATGTGAACGACAGCCTTGATGATTCACTAAAAGAAGCACCACTTGGTTTCAATAATCGTCAGATCGAATGGGGTGAGATGCAGCAAATTGATGAGAACACGATTCGTATGGACATCACTTACAACGATGGTCAGAAAGCCGTTCTGACAGGTGTTCGTGATGGCGACAAGGTCAGCTACTACATGGATGGCACGCTAGTATCAGAAACTTCTATTCAAGCGCTTGAGCAGCTAGCCGCAGAGAAAGCGTAACCCTTTTAGTTTGATACCAATAAAAGAAAAGCCGCTGGATTTAACCCCAGCGGCTTCGTATTTTCTAGCATCTAGCGCTTAGATTAGTTGTTGCTGTGTAGCTCGCTGTTTAGTTCAACAGCAGACTTGTTCGCTAGACATTCAATTTGACCAGTGATCGAGTTGCGGCGGAACAGAAGATCAGAAACGCCAGCTAGGTCGCGAGCTTTAATGATTTCTACTTCGTTGCCTTCTTTATCTAGCATGCGAACCTTAGTACCTGCAGTTACGTAAAGGCCAGACTCAACAGTACAACGGTCGCCCATTGGGAAGCCAAGACCCGCGTTTGCGCCTAGTAGGCAGTTTTCGCCGATAGAGATAACCATAGTACCGCCACCAGACAGAGTACCCATGATAGAAGCGCCGCCGCCGATGTCTGAACCGTTACCTACAACAACACCTGCTGATATACGACCTTCAACCATGCTTACGCCAGTTGTACCTGCATTGAAGTTGATGAAACCTTCGTGCATAACCGTTGTGCCTTCACCCACATGTGCGCCAAGACGAACACGAGAAGTGTCAGCAATACGAATACCTGTTGGTACCACGTAATCCACCATTTTAGGGAACTTGTCTACGCAATCTACAGATAGAGCGCGACCAGCTAGGCGTGCTTCGATTTGACGCTCAGCCAGTTCAGGAAGATCGATTGGACCTTCGTTAGTCCATGCGATGTTGTGCAGTAGACCGAAGATGCCGTCTAGTACTGTACCGTGTGGTTGAACTAGGCGGTTAGAGATAAGTTGCAGCTTAAGGAAGCCTTCAGCAACTGATGCTGGCTTTTCGTCAGTCGCAAGAACAACAAGAACAAGTGGCTGCTCAGATGCTGCTGCTTTTTCTGCGAAAGATGCGTTTGCTGCATCGTCGTTTGCTGCGAATGCTTTCGCTAGTTCTGCACTTTGTGCTGCAGAGATTTCGATAGCTTGGTTGCCTTCAGTGTAACCTGCAACTTCACCAACAGCCGCTACTAGAGCATCGCTTGGGTTTAGAAGTGGGTTAGGGAAGAACGCTTCAATGATTTTATTGTCGCGGTTTTTAGTTGCCGTACCGAAGGCTAGTGAAAAGTAAGCCATGTTGAATCTCCATGTGTTGAGTCTTGATTTTGCTATTTCATAACAGCGGCTCGAATAACAAGCGCTGCCGTTAGCAAAGTTAATTTAATTGCGTTCATCATAAAGAGAGCGCCCTCGTTATGAAAGGGCGCATCGGGATAAAGTCTGTAAAATGATATTGCTTGTCTTTTGAGAGATATTTTTCTGCAATGAGAAAACACTGCAGATCAACACAAATTGATTGGTGCGTTAGCCAACGTTCTTCTGTGAATAGCCTCTTTAGACAAACAGCGCCTTATAAGCTTGTTCAATCCCTTCAATCAACATCTGCATCCCGATAACGGCGAGTATCAAACCCATCATTCGAGTAATCACGTTTAGTGCGCTTGGCCCTACGGCTTTCACGAAGCGTTCGCCGAATACAAATAATACGTAGGTTAAGGTGCACAGTAGGCCAAACGCGACGATGGTAATGATTGTTTCGTAAATTCCCTCAGTGCTGGCGAAGTTCATTGCGGTGGCTATGGTGCCGGGGCCTGCCAGTATTGGCATGGCTAGAGGTGATACTGCGATGCTAAGCGCCGCGTCTCGTTGGGCGTCTGAGTTGACCTTCTCTTTTGCTTTTGAATGTGTTGAGTCACCTTGCAGCATGTGAAAGCCAATCAAAAAGACCAGAATGCCGCCCGTGATACGCAGTGCGTAAAGCGTGATACCAAAGAGGTCAAAGATCAGTTTACCAGAGAGTGCAAACGTACTGACGATGACAAATGCGATAAACACTGAACGGAAGGCGATGGATTTGACCGTTTCTCTATCGTTATCACCTGTTAATCCAAGAAAGATTGGGGTGTTGGCGATTGGGTTCATGATGGCGAAAAAGCCCATGAACACGGTGATGGTATGAATGATGAGCTCTTTCATATTATTCCTTTGAAAATATGCAGTTAAATACCAATAGTTTGTGTATTTAATCTTAGATACAAATAATTATTAGAAATAGATATTAGAGCAAGTGTGAATAAAAAACAGCCAGCATAAGACTGGCTGTTTGGTTTTAGTGATAGGGGTAGAGTTTTGGTCGTGCGTTATTGCGCGTTTCTCAATTAAAGAGCTCTACAAAAGGCTCTATATGACAGGCCGACTATAGAGCTCGTTTTGTCGTTATGCGTTTTGAGACTCACTCACAGCGACAGCCAATGCAACCGTAGCACCTACCATTGGGTTGTTACCCATACCGATGAAGCCCATCATTGCTACGTGAGCTGGAACAGAAGAACTACCAGCGAATTGAGCGTCAGCATGCATTCTGCCCATGGTATCTGTCATGCCGTAAGATGCAGGGCCTGCAGCAACGTTATCTGGGTGTAAAGTTCGACCTGTACCACCGCCTGAAGCTACTGAGAAGTAAGGCAAGCCTTGGCGAGTACGCTCTGCTTTGTAGATACCGGCAACAGGGTGTTGGAAGCGTGTTGGGTTGGTTGAGTTACCCGTGATACTCACATCCACTTCTTCTCTGTGCATGATCGCTACGCCTTCACGTACATCATCAGCGCCGTAACACAAGATCTCGCCACGAGGGCCTTGTGAGAAGCGGCGACGTTCTGTTTCAACTAGCTCACCCGTTTGGTAATCAAATTGAGTGCGAACATAGGTAAAGCCATTGATGCGAGAGATTAGGTAAGCCGCATCTTTACCTAGACCGTTCAAGATAACTTTCAATGGTGTTTTGCGTGATTTGTTCACGTTCAGTGCAATCTTGATCGCACCTTCTGCAGCAGCAAAAGACTCATGGCCTGCAAGGAAAGCAAAGCAGTGGCTCTCTTCATTTAATAGACGTGCAGCCAGTGCGCCATGGCCGATACCGACTTGACGTTGCTCCGCAACACTGCCGGGTTTTGTGAATGCTTGAAGGCCTTCACCAATGATATTCGCCGCTTGTTCAGCGTTGTTCGCTTTGCGGAACAGAGCCAATGCTGCACCAAGAGTGTAGGCGTCAGCTGCGCTTTCAAATGCGATAGGTTGAGTGTCCATCACCAGCGCTTTTGGATCGACATTGTGTGATAGACAGTATTGGTTTGCTTGCTCTAAAGAGTCGAAGTTCATTTCTGCCAATACGCGAGTTACTGATTCATTAAATTGAGTGTTCATCATATCTTTCCTCTTAATTGGCAAAATTATTGTTGGCGTGGGTTGATGGTGGTTACGGCTTCGTCGAAGCGACCATAAGTCCCTGTCGCAAGGTCAGCAGCTTCGTTCGCTGGTACACCTTGGTTAATCGCCTTCATCATTTTGCCGAGGTTGAGATATTCGTAGCCAATCACTTCGCTGTTATCGTCAAGCGCAAGTTTGGTCACGTAACCTTCTGCAAGCTCTAGGTAACGAACGCCTTTCGCTGAGGTTGAATAGCTGGTACCGACTTGGCTGCGCTGTGTTTGACCTAAGTCTTCCAATGCTGCGCCGATCTCTAGGCCACCTTCAGAGAAAGCAGACTGAGTTCGACCGTAAACAAACTGTAGGAAGATTTCGCGCATTGCTACGTTGATAGCGTCACATACTAAGTCAGTATTGAGCGCTTCTAGAATGGTTTTTCCGGTGAGGATTTCGGCTGCCATCGCGGCAGATTGTGTCATGCCTGAACAACCAATGGTTTCGATTAATGCTTCTTCGATGATGCCGTTTTTTACGTTAAGAGTCAGTTTTGCAGCACCTTGTTGTGGTGCACAAGTGCCAACACCATGGCTTAAGCCAGAAATAGCGATGACATCTTTTGGGCTAACCATTGCGCCTTCAACTGGAATTGGAGCTGAATTGTGAAGATCACCCCTTTGAATAGGGCACATTGATTGAATTTCTGAAGAGTAGTGCATAATGTTTTCTCACTTATAGAGCCATTTAAGACCTAGGGCGTTGAGAAAACAGGACGTGTTGGAAGAGGTGCGGCTAATTCACTACAGATCTTGAGTATCGATAATCCAAAGGTGTCATGGAGCTTGGTCTTACTAGACTAAGTCCATTTCAAAATGGAGGAATAGCGATACGTCCAACAGTATTACCTGTTTTCGATTCTGTAGGAGTCATTAGCACTGTTCGGAAAGAACGGGCGGTTGAAGCAAAAGCTTAGGTGGAACCCCATCACCTGATGGCTATAGATTAGATCTTTATCACACTTTTGCGCAAGCGAATGTTTAGAGCGATTTCGACTATAAACAAGCTTCATTATATTTCGATAAGTATAAAAAAACGCCAATAACGAACTCTGATTAGAGGCGTTATTGACGTTTTTTAGAAAGGTATCAGCTAGTTATGCTGCATCTTCTTCTGCGTCTTCAACAGCTTCAAGCTTCTTAGCTTTTTTCGGAGCTGGCTTACGCTTAGCACCTAATGCGTAAAGAACTTCTTCTTTGTTCTTCGCTAGGTACATTGCAAGTTCTTCTTGCTTGCCTTCATCTTCAACTAAATCGCTTTTGCCTAACAGTTCAAAAAGCTCATCAGCCATATCCAGCATTTTGTCGTATGCGTCAGCTTCGGCTTTAGAGGTAAAAGTCATTTTCTCTTCTCCGTTGCGTTCCACCACGTACTTGACGATAACAGCCATGGTTAATCCTCTAAGTTTGATAAATTTTACTGGCTTTTTATACAGTTTCTGATGCTAAAAGTCCAGTTGGAGCCTGAACTATGCGGCCTCAATCTTGATGTGTAGCCCAGTCTTCACAATAACCCATGAAAGATTTCAGCAGTGGGCTTTGATATTTGTCTTTATGGACCAGCATCCAGAATCGACGTTTCATGTCGAGTGGTACATCAAGTGCTTTCACTCGGCCTGAATCAATCGCACGTTGTGCCGCTAAACGCGATAAACACGCAAAGCCCAGACCTGCAGAAACAGAGTTGATGATCGCTTCCGTGGTGTTGAGCTCAAATGATTCGTACCAGTGCTCGATACGCGGTGCAACGGCACGCAAGAAAAACTCACGTGTACCTGAGCCTGACTCGCGCAATATCCAATGGCTGCCTTCTAAATCATGCAGAGCAACTTTGTCTTGTGAAACGAGAGGGTGTTGATTACTAACGATAATACACATCTCATCGCTACTGAACTGGCTAGAGATCAATTCAGGATGGAGTGTTTTTCCTTCAATTAGCGCGATATCCAGTTCATAATCCACCAACTTTTGGCAGATCAGCGCACTGTTTGAAATGAACAAGCTCTGGTCTTGATGCTGAGTTCGTTCGCGAAAGCCAGACAGAATAAAGGGTGCGACTTGATTACCAATCGTGTCACTCGCGCCAACCTTGAGATTGCCATTTAATGGTTGGTCATCGCGGAACAAAACATCGATACCCGCAGCTCGGTGAAGTATCTCATCAGCCAAGGGAAGTAATTTTTGTCCCTCTTGATTGAGAATTAATCGGTTGTTAACCCGGTCAAATAGAGAGTGACCTAACTGTTTCTCCATTTCGCCTAATGCCATGCTGACCGCGGCTTTAGACAAAAACAGCGCTTCTGATGCGGCGGTAAGCGTCGAATGCTGGGTAATGGTGACAAACACTTTGAGTTGTTTGATTGAGATATTAGCCATCAGGTTCCTAGTTTTACGCTGCTGGTGGAAAGGGTTGTTCAGTATTGATGAACACTTGTTATATATAATTGGATATTGTTTAACGAAGCGCAAGCGTATTATGGCTTCAACAAGCTGATGAGTTCACAAGTTTAGTGAATTAAGTTTAAGAGAGGCTGACATGATTCAACGTATTAAATATAGATTAACAGGAGCTCCAACACCCATGGCAGGGTTAGCACTCGCAATCGCAAGCTTAGGCTGGTGCTGGGATGGCGTTTTAGTCGCACAAGGTATTTTGCACACTCCTGGCTTAGTGCAGTGGATCAGTGCAGGTATTGCAGCGGTATTGCTTCTTGTTTTAGCTGTGAAATTTTTGATTCATGGCCACCTATTGCGTGAAGATCTTGCTCACCCTGTTGTTGGCAGTGTGGTACCTACATTTGCGATGGGGTGCATGGTGGTATCAGCGTCTTTGGCGCCAATTTCTCAATTCTTACAAGAAGCGATGTGGTTGGCTTCTGTGGCTTTACACGTTGTGTTTCTAGTGAGCTTTTTGTACCACAGAGCTAAAAACTTTGAGATTCACCATATGGTGCCAAGTTGGTTTGTGCCACCAATCGGTATTATCGTGGCTGACGTGTCTTTCTCTGGTAATCCAGTTTTAGAGCCAGTAGCGAACGCGACTTTGGTATTTGGTTTATTGGTTTACGCTGTGATGCTACCACTGATGGTTTACCGTTTGATCTTCTCTCACGAAGTGCCAGATGCAGCTAAACCAACGATTGCGATTATGGCTGCACCAGCGAGCCTATCATTGGCGGGTTACTTAACCGTTACTGCTAGCCCTTCACCAGTGATCATTGGTTTGCTCTTTGGTATCGCAGTGTTGATGACGTTTATTATCTACATCGCGTTTTTCAAACTACTTCGTCTTCCATTCAGCCCAGGCTATGCAGCGTTTACTTTCCCAATCGTGATTGGTGCAACAGCGTTATTTAAATTGGCGGCTTGGATGCAAGTACAAGGTGTTGAAGCGCACTACATCAGCCAAGTGTTCAATCTAGCGTACCTAGAACTGATTGTGGCAACCTTCGTCGTCGGTTATGTCGCGATTCGTTACTACATGAACTACAAACCTCATCGTGTTTTAAGTGCGGTAGCGGGTAGATTGTAAAGGGCAATAGTTCAAAAGATAAACGGACCTTAAGCTTTCGGTATTTCATAAGCTTATATTCCTCATCCAAACTCAGCACTTATGCTAATCTGGCAGTATATTGTGGCAAGATTAGCGTGAGTGCACTTTGTTTACTGTTTACCATTCCAATAAAGTTGATACTTTAAAAATTCTTCTCGTTCACTTGATCAAAAGTGACCCTTTAGCCAATCCTTTCGAAAAAGAGCAAATTCTGGTTCAGAGCCCAGGTATGTCTCAATGGCTTAAGATGGAACTCGCCAAAGAATTTGGTGTAGCAGCAAATATCGATTTTCCTCTTCCAGCAACCTTCATTTGGGATATGTTTACCCAAGTGCTTCCTGATGTACCTAAACGCAGTGCTTTTAACAAAGAAGCGATGACGTGGAAGCTGATGAGTTTGCTACCCGCGAAACTTGACCACCCTGATTTCTTACCCCTACAGCGCTATCTTGAAAACGACGAAGATGATTCAAAGCTGTATCAATTAGCCGAGAAAATTGCCGATATCTTCGATGGTTACTTAGTATATCGTCCAGAGTGGATGGCGATGTGGGAAGCGGGCGAGCCCGTTGCAGAATTGATTGATAGTGAAGGACAACAAGAGCACCCTTGGCAGCCAATTTTGTGGAAGGCGCTTTATGATCAGACCCTCTCTCAAGGTCAATCAAAGTATCACCGTGGTAACTTATATCACGACTTCATTGAAGCGCTAGCCAACCAACAAGGGCAGCTACAACACCTGCCGAAACGTCTGTTTGTATTTGGTATTTCGTCGCTGCCTCCTCGCTATATGGATGCCTTGAAAGCGCTGGGAGAGCAGATTGATGTTCACCTGATGTTTACTAATCCTTGTCAACATTATTGGGGCGATATCCGCGACCGTAAATACTTGGCAAGAGTGGAAGCGCAACGTCGTAAGCAGTTTGCTCTGGTTGATGGCTTACCTCAGCTAGAAGGCGAAGTATCGCCATTGAAAGATGGTATTGAAGCCAACGTCGAAGATGAACTGCATACCAGCCAAGCGGTAGGTAATAGCTTGCTTGCGTCTATGGGTAAGCTGGGCAGAGATAACCTGTTCTTGCTGTCTCAATCAGACAGTGAAGAGCACGAGTTCTTTATTGATGTTGAGAGAGACAGTCTGCTGCATCAACTGCAAGCCGATATTCTCCAGTTAGAAGAACATCAAGATGATCACATCTTAGATTCCAGCAACCACAAACAAGTGGTTGAGCTGGGTGATCGCTCGTTGACTGTGCATGCTTGTCACAGCCCAATGCGCGAGGTGGAGGTTCTCCATGACCAGCTATTGGCGATGTTCGATGCTGATCCGACACTCAAGCCACGCGATATCATTGTGATGGTGGCAGATATCAATGCCTACAGCCCTGCGATTCAGGCGGTATTTGGTAATGCCCCGGGTGAGCGTTATATCCCTTACTCGATCTCCGATAGAACCGCCGACCAAGAGAGTCCAATTCTGACCGCGTTCATGCAGCTGGTCGCGCTACCGAGCACGCGTTGTTTAGCTTCTGAACTTCTAGAGCTACTAGAAATCCCAGCGATGATGGCACGCTTTGGTATTGATGAATTTCAATTTGAGCAAGCCAAGCAGTGGGTTGAAGAGGCGGGTATTCGTTGGGGCGTCGACTCGTCTACCGCAACGGAGTTTGATTTGCCTGCTACTGAGCAAAATACCTGGCTATTTGGTATTCAGCGGATGCTGCTGGGTTATGCGATGTCAGGTTCTGCAGGTTTGTTTGAAACTGAACACTCTCCAATTGCGGCTTATAACGAAGTTCAAGGTATTAATGCCGAACTTGCCGGTAAGTTAGCGCACTTTATTGACCGTATTGCTCATTACCGTCAACGCTTAACTGAAACTCAATCTATCGACATGTGGCGTGAAACCTTGCTGCAAATGATTGATGATTTCTTCGCCGTTGAGCTAGAGGGCGAGGTGGTGCTTAAGTCAATTCGCGATGCACTTTCTCAACTGAATGAACAGCTTGATGATGCCCTATACGAACAAGAGCTATCGCCAAGCATCATCTATCAGTACTTGAATAATAAACTGT from Vibrio pomeroyi encodes the following:
- the purL gene encoding phosphoribosylformylglycinamidine synthase; the protein is MRILRGSPALSEFRVNKLLELCRELSLPVTGIYAEFAHFADLTADLDESEVEKLEKLLTYGPTIEEHEPEGLLLLATPRPGTISPWSSKSTDIAHNCGLAKVSRLERGTAFYIETSAELSELQLVELKAILHDRMMEVVFTDFESAAALFKVAEPAPYAEVDLLTGGRKALEEANVTLGLALAEDEIDYLLESFTEKLGRNPTDIELMMFAQANSEHCRHKIFNADWTIDGVKQEKSLFKMIKNTFETTPEHVLSAYKDNAAVMTGSEVGRFFPDPKTRQYNYHQEKTHILMKVETHNHPTAISPWPGASTGSGGEIRDEGATGIGGKPKAGLVAFSVSNLKIPNFVQPWETDFGKPSRIVTALDIMLEGPLGGAAFNNEFGRPNLLGYFRTYEEKVNSHAGEEVRGYHKPIMLAGGLGNIRDEHVQKKEIPVGASLIVLGGPAMNIGLGGGAASSMDSGSSSEDLDFASVQRENPEMERRCQEVIDRCWQLGDANPIAFIHDVGAGGISNALPELVDDGERGGIFNLRDVPNDEPGMSPLEIWCNESQERYVMAVADEDMATFDAICKRERAPYAVVGKATEERELKLEDSHFDNTPIDMPMDILLGKTPKMHRDAKTLKANNPAIDRSGIEMNEAVDRVLRLPTVAEKTFLITIGDRSVTGLVARDQMVGPWQVPVANCAVTAASYDSYHGEAMSLGERTPVALLDFGASARLAVGEAITNIAATNIGDIKHIKLSANWMSPAGHPGEDAGLYEAVKAVGEELCPALGLTIPVGKDSMSMKTKWEENGEQKEVTSPLSLVITAFARVEDVRKTITPQLRTDKGDTSLVLIDLGNGKNRLGATALAQVYKQLGDKPADVDNAAQLKGFYEGVQALVANDQVVAYHDKGDGGLFVTLAEMAFAGHCGVNADIAALGEDALAALFNEELGAVIQVRNDDLDAVLSTLAANGLEACSHVIGSVEASDELVIKSGESVVIERNRTELRTIWAETTHKMQGLRDNPACADQEHEAKKDNSDPGLNVKLSFDVNEDIAAPFINTGAKPKMAILREQGVNSHVEMAAAFDRAGFEATDIHMSDILTGQAVLEEYNGLVACGGFSYGDVLGAGEGWAKSVLFNDSTRDQFENFFKREDTFSLGVCNGCQMLSNLRDLIPGAEYWPRFVRNESERFEARFSLVEVQKSDSVFFNGMEGSRMPIAVSHGEGRVEVRDNDHLNAIENSGTVALRYVDNNGNQTQQYPNNPNGSPNAITGLTTTDGRVTIMMPHPERVFRTVANSWSPEGWGENGAWMRMFQNARKNVG
- a CDS encoding DUF3332 domain-containing protein, translated to MKTTITKAVAVAAIVMSLAGCVGSNAVTGKLMKFNVEVVDNRYARAGVNFLLAPVYALTTAADYIVFNSIEFWAGKNPLTGAPHIFDSKVDTMIDVNDSLDDSLKEAPLGFNNRQIEWGEMQQIDENTIRMDITYNDGQKAVLTGVRDGDKVSYYMDGTLVSETSIQALEQLAAEKA
- the dapD gene encoding 2,3,4,5-tetrahydropyridine-2,6-dicarboxylate N-succinyltransferase codes for the protein MAYFSLAFGTATKNRDNKIIEAFFPNPLLNPSDALVAAVGEVAGYTEGNQAIEISAAQSAELAKAFAANDDAANASFAEKAAASEQPLVLVVLATDEKPASVAEGFLKLQLISNRLVQPHGTVLDGIFGLLHNIAWTNEGPIDLPELAERQIEARLAGRALSVDCVDKFPKMVDYVVPTGIRIADTSRVRLGAHVGEGTTVMHEGFINFNAGTTGVSMVEGRISAGVVVGNGSDIGGGASIMGTLSGGGTMVISIGENCLLGANAGLGFPMGDRCTVESGLYVTAGTKVRMLDKEGNEVEIIKARDLAGVSDLLFRRNSITGQIECLANKSAVELNSELHSNN
- a CDS encoding MarC family protein; this translates as MKELIIHTITVFMGFFAIMNPIANTPIFLGLTGDNDRETVKSIAFRSVFIAFVIVSTFALSGKLIFDLFGITLYALRITGGILVFLIGFHMLQGDSTHSKAKEKVNSDAQRDAALSIAVSPLAMPILAGPGTIATAMNFASTEGIYETIITIVAFGLLCTLTYVLFVFGERFVKAVGPSALNVITRMMGLILAVIGMQMLIEGIEQAYKALFV
- a CDS encoding GGGtGRT protein, with translation MMNTQFNESVTRVLAEMNFDSLEQANQYCLSHNVDPKALVMDTQPIAFESAADAYTLGAALALFRKANNAEQAANIIGEGLQAFTKPGSVAEQRQVGIGHGALAARLLNEESHCFAFLAGHESFAAAEGAIKIALNVNKSRKTPLKVILNGLGKDAAYLISRINGFTYVRTQFDYQTGELVETERRRFSQGPRGEILCYGADDVREGVAIMHREEVDVSITGNSTNPTRFQHPVAGIYKAERTRQGLPYFSVASGGGTGRTLHPDNVAAGPASYGMTDTMGRMHADAQFAGSSSVPAHVAMMGFIGMGNNPMVGATVALAVAVSESQNA
- a CDS encoding iron-sulfur cluster assembly scaffold protein, giving the protein MHYSSEIQSMCPIQRGDLHNSAPIPVEGAMVSPKDVIAISGLSHGVGTCAPQQGAAKLTLNVKNGIIEEALIETIGCSGMTQSAAMAAEILTGKTILEALNTDLVCDAINVAMREIFLQFVYGRTQSAFSEGGLEIGAALEDLGQTQRSQVGTSYSTSAKGVRYLELAEGYVTKLALDDNSEVIGYEYLNLGKMMKAINQGVPANEAADLATGTYGRFDEAVTTINPRQQ
- a CDS encoding YebG family protein, whose translation is MAVIVKYVVERNGEEKMTFTSKAEADAYDKMLDMADELFELLGKSDLVEDEGKQEELAMYLAKNKEEVLYALGAKRKPAPKKAKKLEAVEDAEEDAA
- a CDS encoding LysR family transcriptional regulator, which gives rise to MANISIKQLKVFVTITQHSTLTAASEALFLSKAAVSMALGEMEKQLGHSLFDRVNNRLILNQEGQKLLPLADEILHRAAGIDVLFRDDQPLNGNLKVGASDTIGNQVAPFILSGFRERTQHQDQSLFISNSALICQKLVDYELDIALIEGKTLHPELISSQFSSDEMCIIVSNQHPLVSQDKVALHDLEGSHWILRESGSGTREFFLRAVAPRIEHWYESFELNTTEAIINSVSAGLGFACLSRLAAQRAIDSGRVKALDVPLDMKRRFWMLVHKDKYQSPLLKSFMGYCEDWATHQD
- a CDS encoding TDT family transporter gives rise to the protein MIQRIKYRLTGAPTPMAGLALAIASLGWCWDGVLVAQGILHTPGLVQWISAGIAAVLLLVLAVKFLIHGHLLREDLAHPVVGSVVPTFAMGCMVVSASLAPISQFLQEAMWLASVALHVVFLVSFLYHRAKNFEIHHMVPSWFVPPIGIIVADVSFSGNPVLEPVANATLVFGLLVYAVMLPLMVYRLIFSHEVPDAAKPTIAIMAAPASLSLAGYLTVTASPSPVIIGLLFGIAVLMTFIIYIAFFKLLRLPFSPGYAAFTFPIVIGATALFKLAAWMQVQGVEAHYISQVFNLAYLELIVATFVVGYVAIRYYMNYKPHRVLSAVAGRL